The Terriglobia bacterium sequence CAGCGCGGTCAGATCAAATGCGGCGTGCGCAATCATCAGCAGAAAAATCCGCCCCGTAAACGCGAAGATCGCGCCCAACACCAGCCCGACAATCGCGGCGTGTTCGGCGCCGGCGAGCCCCTGGACAGCGTAGTGGGCCAGCCCAAACGATGCGGAGGTGATCAGCACGATGGCTGCTTTTGCGCCCAAGCCGGGCCCGAAAAGCTTGCCCAGTCGTTCGAAGAAGTACCCCCGGAACACGGTCTCTTCGGCGAAGCCGGCGACCAGCATCGCCCACACTGCTGCCGGCATCGCGGCCGTATTTCCCGCCCAATGGTGGTACGCGCGATTGATCGCATCGGCGCCCAGCAGCGGCATCACGATCGCCTTCATCAGGAACTTGAACGCGATCCCGAAGACAATGCCGACGGCCACCGTGCCGATCCAATTCTTGGGTCGCACGTACCCGACTTCCTGCCATGGCGTGCGCGACAGCCGGATCCATGCCAACGCCAGCGCAGCGCCGACCGGCACAATGACACCCCGGACGAAGAAATTGCCGGTGAGAAGGATGGCCAGCATGGCGACGATTCCCAACGGCCCAAATCCGCGCAGCTCTGCCGCCAGCCGATCATCCGATGCCAGCGGGGCCTCAGCTTCCACCGCAGGCGGAACTTGCTCCGGCAACTTTGATCCGTCGCTCGGCATGCCGAGATTCTTGTCGTTTCCGGGCCGCCACGCAAGGTCCAACCACTGGGACAAGAATTCTCTGCCTCTCGGCCGCAACCGAAACTGAAACTAGTTCTTATTGATGTCTTCTTTCGCCTCCAGGCGCTTGAGCAAGCCCTGCAGGAACGGTTGAAACTGCTTGTCCGCTCCCGCCAGCGCGAGTTTCATGTTTTTCACGGCGGTGTCGTAATCGCCCTTGGCACAGGCCATCCGTGCCTGCTCGTACGGGACAATGAAGTGATCGGGGTTGCGCTTGGCGTTCTCGCGAAACACGGCAAACGCTTCCTCCTGGTGGCCGCCGATCTGGAGCTGGCGCCCGTAGCTGTTAATTTGCAGGGCGTTGGCCATGGCAAGCGCCTCGGCGCGCAGCGGCGCTGCCTCATTCTTGCGGTCCATCGCTTCCAGCACGTTGGCCTTGGTCATCAGGTTGTCAAAACGCTTTTCCACCTGGATAGATCGGTTCGCGTATTCCAGCGCGTCGGAAAGATCGGTCTTATATTGCAGCAGTTGGTCGGCAGCTTCGGCCCAACCTTCCCAGGTGTACTGCGCCCCGCCGCGCAACTGCAGCTTGAGCTTGGCGGGCACAATCTCCTTCGTATTCACCGCGATCTTGAACGGCACCGCCACTCGATCCCAGCGCAGCGTGACCACTGCCGACTCGGGCGTGACCGCGTCGAAGTCATAGGCCAATGCCTCGTGAGCCTCGCCGGCCTGGGGTTTCACTGTCACCCGCAACGCGTCTTCCTTCTGATCGTAGGTAAAGCTTCCCCACGCGGTGGAAACTTTCGACAGGATTACCGTCCACTCGTTCTCTCCGGGAATCATGTGCAGACCGTATAAGCCCTTGGGCACCGGCTGCCCTTCAATGCTCACCGGATCGCTGAACTCGATGGTGGTGTTTTCGTTGGCCCCGGCGCGCCACGTGTCTCCATAAGGAACTAGGCCGCCGAATATCTTGCGGCCTTTGACCAGCGGCCGGCTGTAGCTGATGGTGATGTCGGTCAGGCCGATACGCTGCGTGACCTGCGCATGCTGGCTGGCGCGCGGCAGGTCCAGGATCGACTGCGCGTAACAGACGGAACTCAAAGCCACCATGGTGGCAATCAGCAGGACAGAGCAAAGAAGCGGTTTACGCATGCCAAGCCTCCTATTGATTTGCGCGATCGACGGAGGGTAATGCACAGACCGAAGGCAGTGCGGTAAAAAGTTGTAAATACCTGGATTCTTGAGACGGATTGCGGCAACTGGTCGCACCAGCAGGTAACCCCTCACGCTAGGCATAATCTCTTGGAATCAAGATTTTACAGAGAAGCTTACATCAATCGCTGGTTACCTGAATGAGGAACTTTCTGGGTGGAACAGCCGAGCCTGTCAGCGGAAGTATCTGCGTCCCTGGGCGCGCGTCATCGGCAAAGGTGATGCTGCCTGAGTTGGGACCAATCGCTGTCGGAGCAAAGGACACATTAATCGTGCATCCCTGGCCGACGCCCAGCCAGATCGGACAGTTGCTGGTTTTCGCGAAAGGTCCAGTGATCGTTATGCTGCTAATCGAGAGCGGCGCGTTACCAGAGTTGGTCAATAAGATCGACTTAGAACTGCCGGATCCGACGGCGTGTGGAGCAAAGTCCAGCCTCGATGCCGAGAAACTCACGGCTGGCGCGCTATACCACACTGAGGCAATCACGGGGACATTGTGGAAGGTGCTGGATGCTCTGCTGAACTGCATAAGATCGAAGCTACCGTCGCTATTGAAATCTCCCGCGATGAACCTACGCGGAAAATAGGGTGCTACAAACGAAAGTGGCGCCTGAAAGCTGCCGTCAGCGTTTGCCAGCACCACGGAGGAAACATTTTGGCCGTAGCGAAACGGTAAAGCCAAATCAGACCTGCCGTCACCGTTAAAGTCTCCGACGAACGTTCCATAAATGCCGAAAGGGATAGCCGTGTCAACCGGAAGCTGAAAAGTGCCGTCGCCTCTTCCTGCAAGAAAGGAAATGCGCCCCGGCCCTACTTCAGCCAGATCTATCTTCCCGTCTCCATTGAAGTCTCCAACGTCCACTCCACCGCTGAAGGTAAGTCCAGTGCCGTGTGCAAACGTACCATCCCCATGCCCCAGGTAGAAGAGAACGTCAGGAACATACGGATCACCGAGCGCGATATCCAAGTGGCCGTCGGAGTTAAAATCACCGGCGGTTAGTTGATTGGCTATCCCGTACACGCTGTCAACGAGCTTCGGTTCAAAGGTTCCATCGCCTCTGCTCAAAAGAACATACAGATCGGAAAGCGCATTGCTTGATTGCAGCGAAAGCAGCGCCAAATCTGCCCTGCCGTCGTTGTTAAAGTCCCCACCAATCATGTACTGGACGTTCAGCCCAGGTACGTTCACAGGAGAACTGACCGGGCTCCCGAAAGTACCGTCTCCGTTGCCCAAAACCACCAAGGTGTCGCTACCGTTGCCCACCCTGGCCATTGCGATGTCCACTTTGCCGTCGCCGTTAAAATCCCCTGTGACCATTTCCCCGAGACCGACATTCTGCAGCGGCGTTGTAATCGGTGGTTGAAAGGTGCCATCACCGTTGCCGCGAAGTATGGTGATGAAACCCGGATCCTGCGGTGGGTCGAGGATTTGCGTGAACTGCGCCACACTGACATCAAGCTTGCCGTCGCCATTGAAGTCCGCAGTAGCCGATCCTGCAATTCCTTCGGACGCCGGCAGAGTGAAATCAATATGGCTGCCGGCAATTCCGTTCCCCTGACCTAGGTAAACGATGACTGTATTGTCACTCGTCACCACTACCGCGAGATCGAGATAGTTGTCATTATTGAAATCTCCGACCGCCATCGGGTATCTATAGTCAGGGGAGAGATCAGGGAAGTCATTGGCGATAGGCTGTTGGAAAGTTCCATCGCCGTTTCCACGCAGGATTAGCAAGGAAGACGAGTACACTACTCCATCGCCGAGAGCACTACCCAGATAAGTACCCAGGGCAACGTCTAGCTTGCCATCGTTGTCAAAATCCCCCACCGCAACGGTCTTTGCCGTTGCACTCAATGGAGTCCCGAACAACCTGAAGGTTCCGTTGCCATTTCCAACAAAGATCACCAACTCTTTGTCGGCGGGATTCGTGATCGCGATATCGGAGATGCCGTCGCCATTGAAGTCCCCGACCACCAGGCCACCGGCTGACGTTCCTCCGATTCCAAGAGGACTTACTGCAAAACCACCATTACCATTGTTGAGCAGAAGGGAAAAATATCCCTGGCTGTTCGCGGCAAACAGATCCGATTTTCCGTCACCATTAAAGTCTGCAGTAACAATGGCCATGGGGCTCGAAACAATGGTTGTCTTTGATTGTGATTGAAATGTTCCATCGCAATTCCCGGGCAAGACCGAGACAGTACCATCACCTTGGTTTGCAACCGCCAGGTCTAGCTTCGTGTCACCGTTGAAATCGGCCGCCACGATCGCGACCGGGAACGCGCCTGTCGGACACGCCACTTTACTCACGAAGGTTCCATCCCCCACTCCAAGCAGAACCGATACCGTGTTGTCGATGCTATTCGTAACCGCCAGATCGGGGATGCGATCGCCATTGAAATCGGCGCTGACCACTGCCCGGGGTGCGGTGCCGACCCTGTAGTCGACCTTAGGAGCAAAGGAGCCGTCCGGCCTGCTGAGCACAACTGAAACGGTGTTGTCGCTCTCATTCGTCACCGCGAAATCCAGTCTTCCGTCTTGGTTGAAATCAGCCACCGCAATAGCGGAGGGCTTGCTACCCACCCAGAACGCTGCTTGGTTGTAGACGTAGGTCTGTGCGGAGAGTGCCTGCGGCAGCAAACTAAGACTCAGAAGCAGAACAAACATCGCAGGAAAGGCCTGACAGCGGTCCCCTTGTTCCATCGAATCTTTCACTTCTGACAGGTTTAGTGGCGAGTACCCAACAGCTTATAAAAGTGTGGCCCCAAGTCAACGACTGATTGCCCAACTCGCCTGATTGCCAGACTAACTTACGTTCCAAAACAGGAAAAATGGGCTACATACGGGCGTGGGGTTAACCGCGTGCCCCACGCAGCGCGGCTTTAACTGCTTCGGTTTTCCTCTGTATCCCCTGTGGCGAACTCGGCCCGTCCCAATTCGGCACCAACATCCGCCCCGAAAATATTTCCCCTGATATCACAGACACCCGAACCTCAATTCACTATCATGATGTTGCGCACTGTGCGTGGAAGTGGTTGTGTCGTCACAGCTGCTGTTTAGTTCTTTGACAAATTTGCAGTTGACCAGACCCCATGCGTTCTCGTGCCAGAACCCGAGACCAGACACCGTGACAACCCGAGGCGCCCTCCCGGAACTCCTTTGTTTTGTTATGACGCCCGAGAGATCACGGTATCCCACGGTTACCGTGCCAATTTGACGGTATACCGTGCGTAAGTCGTTGACTCTACGTGAAGGTAGGGGGGAGGGGGTGTATGCCGTCTAGGGTTTACCGAGTCGTTACGGCTTGCGCATTTTTCCCAACTCCTGAAAACTCGAAACTGAAGGCTACCACCATGATCAAGCGCTCCCTTTCCCTCCTCCTCCTCTTCGCCTCCGTCGCGTTCGCGCAGCAGGAAAGCTACGATCAACTGCTGCGTCACTGGGACTACGACCACAAAGCTCCGCTCGCCGTGCAGGAATCGGGCGTTCAAGACCGCGACGGCATCAAGGTCCACGACCTGTCGTACGCCGTGCCCACCGGCGATCGCGCTGCCTCGCTCGGACCGAATGGCGGACGCGTCACCGCCTACCTGGTCGTGCCGCCGGGAAAAGGCCCCTTCCCTGCCGTGATTTATGGCCATTGGTGCATGCCGGGATCGGAAATGTTGAACCGCACGGAGTTTCTCGACGAGGCGGTGGTGCTGGCGCGCTCCGGCGTGATTGCCTTGCTGCCGGACCACGTGATCGCGCGTCCGGGGTTCGAGCAGAGCAAGGAGCCGCTGAACACGCAGCAGATTGACGTGCTGGTGCAGCAAGTGACCAACATGCGCCGCGGCGCCGACCTGCTGCTGGCGCGCAAGGACGTGGACGCGAAGCGCCTCGCCTACGCCGGGCACAGTTGCAATGCCGAGGTCGGCGGGTTTCTAAGCGGGATCGACAAGCGCTTCAAGGCGGTGGTGCTCATGGCCGGGCCACTGTCGGATGAAGTGACCAACAAAGCGCCCGTGTACCAGGCTTATCGGCAGAAAATCGGGCCGGAGAAATTCGACGCCTTCGTCGCCAAGTATGCCTGGACCGATCCCGGCAAGTACGTCTCGCACTCCGAGGGCACGCCCAAGCTGCTGCAGTTCGGCACCGAGGAGCCGTTTCTGGTTCCCGAGCGGGCGAAGCAGTATCTGGCCTATGTCAGCGAACCCAAGACGCTGAAAATCTACGAAGCGCCGCACGCGCTTAACGCCGAGGCGACGCGCGATCGTCTGTCGTTTCTGGCCAGGGAACTTGGGGTGAAGACGCCGGATGCGAAGCTGATCGCCGCCATTCCGCCTCTGGTGCAGCCGCCGTGGCCGAAACCACCGGGCGCGACCGATGAGAAGAAGGACGAGAAGAAAGACAAGTGAGTGCGACTCTTCACCACCGAGACACAGAGCCTACCGAGTATCACTGAGAACTACTTGAAAAAACTCTCGGTGTATCTCGGTGAACTCGGCGCCTCGGCGGTGAATGACGACCGACGCCTGAAGACCTTGGCTTTGGTCTTGTGCCTGAAGCCCGAAGCCTGCTACGCCGCCATCAGGTTCGACTGCAGCTTGGTGTAGCCGTGCTCCTGCGCCCATAGGGTAAGAGGAAGCGAGGCGAGTTCGTCGACGACCGGAATGGCGAGACCGTTCTTGGTGAGGTCGACAGTCTTGATGCAGGTCCTGCAGGTTTCGCAAGCTTCGAGGCGGAGGTGCTCGAATTGCTCCGAGGTATAGACGGCGAGCGCGTCGTTGCGGTCCTCGCCGCAGCCGGGACAGACCGCGCGCGGGAACTCCCACTCATGGGCGCAGAGCGAGCAGATGAAGGTGCGCCTGGCGCCGAGTTGCGCCTCGCGCAGCACGCCGACCACCGGCTCGGAATCGCACACCGGACAGGTGCCGGAATTGCCGTGGCGCGGTGGTGCCGGCAGGCGCTCGCAGACGAACTCCGCGTAGGGCTGAAGGAAGGCGCGCGCAAAAAAAGACTCGGTGCAGGAAAGCTCGGAGATTGCCGAGCGCTGCCAGAACTCACGCAGCAGCTTCTGCCAGCGCTCCTCCTTACCGGCAGCGATCTGCTCGGCGAGCGAGGAAAGCGGCACCGGACCCAGTTCCTTCACCGTGTCGAGGAATCCTGGAAAGCGCGGCAGCAGCAGGACGGTGTCGAGGCAGTCGCGAAAAGCATTGCCCGGGAGAAGCGCCTTCCCCCGGGCCTGTTGAATGTATCCGTAGAGCGCCTTCTGGTAGCGCGCCACGCCGGCGTAGAACCCGAGCATCTCGGCGGCGAAGGGAAAGATTTCTCCCAATTCCTGCGCACGCGCGATCCTCTGGTCCCAAGTCGGGCGGGTCATTCTTACTCTTCTACTCTTTCACCACATCCTCTGCTGCTACGATCTTGTCCAGCCAGAGGCGATGATGGAACCTGGCCCAAGACGTGGACACCTCGCCACGGATGACGGAATTGAAGCCGCCGCGCACCACGGCGGTGCCCATGTAGACGTGAATGATAAACCCGCCCAGCGTTACCAGGAACGCGATCGGGTGCAGGATCACTGAGATCAGCCGCAGGAAGCGCAGGCTCCAGGGAAGGTACTCGGAGAACCAGAGCACCATACCGGTGGCGAACAGCGCGATGCCACCCCAGAACATGACCCAGAAGAGGTACTTCTGTCCGTAGTTGAAGCGGTCCACCGGCGCAAACTGCTGGTAGGAGCGGACGGCCTTGTGCGGTTCCGGCTGTTCCTCTTCCTCGTTGCGAACGTACTCGCCGATGAACTTGCGCCACTCGCGGTCCTGCTTGGTGATGTACATGTCCTTGCTCCACATGACGAACATGTAGACCACGCCGAAGGTGAAGATCAGGCCCATCCACGGATGGACAGCGCGGGCCACGGGACCGCCGCCCAAGAACAGGGCCAGCCACCACATCCAGGGCGTCCAGAAGGCGAGGCCGCTGAGCAGGAGGTAGACGTACGACAGGCCCGCGACCCAGTGAATGATGCGCTCCTTGAGCGTGTAGCGGAGCACACCGCCGTTGCGAAGTATACGATGCTGGCTCATTGTTTGCCTCCTGCGTTGGCCCGCGGAACCTTGCCGTCTGGGGGGGCGTGCTTCGGTCCATAGCGCAGGTAATGGATGAACGTCCCGATGATGCCGCCGAGGATGGCGAGATTGCCGATCCACTTCAGCGGCTGTTTCCAAAGCTCAACCGTCCAGGGAACGGTAGGATCGGCAGGCAGACCGTAGGCTTGCGGCTTGTCGGCAAAGGCGAGGATGGAGACCACGCCGGTGCCGCCAACGCCGCCCGGATCATAGATGCCGGCGGTGGTAAAGCCCGAGGCCTTGAGCTGGTCGACTCGCTTCTGAGCCTTGAGCAGCAGGTTTTCCTTGGTGCCGAATTGCAGGCAGCTCGTAGGGCAGGCCTTGATGCAGGCGGGCTCCAAGCCGACGGAAACGCGATCCACGCAGAGGGTGCACTTGTACACCTTCTTGGTTTGCGCGCTCAGCTTGGGCACGTTGAACGGGCAGCCGGAGATACAGTAGCCGCAGCCGATGCAGTTCTCCTGCTGGAAGTCGACGATACCGTTCTCGTATTGCACGATGGCGGCGGGAGCCGGACAGGCCTTCAAGCAGCCGGGATCGGCGCAGTGCATACACTGGTCCTTGCGCATCAGCCAGTGCAGCGTTCCGCCTTCCTCGACTTCGTTGAAGCGGATCAGGTTCCAGACGTGCGGTGTCATGTCGGGCAGGGTTTGATAGGTGCCCAGATTGACGGTGGTTTCCGGCGGCAGATCGTTCCACTCCTGGCAGGCGACCTCGCAGGCCTTGCAGCCGATGCAGGTCGAGGTGTCAATGAGCTTGGCGACTACCTGAGTCACGCGGATGCCCGGGGAAGCGGCGCCCGCGGAAGCGTTTTTCATTTCCAGAGCTTTCGTCATGGCATCCTCCTCCCTATACCTTCTCCAGCTTCACCAGGAAGCCTTTGTACTCGGGCGCAAATGAGTTGGGGTCCACGATGGTCGGAGTGACTATGTTGGCCATGGAGCCGGCCTGCTCGCCGCGTCCAAGGAAGCCCCAGTGAATGGGGAATCCGATCTGGTGCACGGTCTTGCCGGCCACCTGCATGGGCTTGATGCGCTTGGTCACCATGGCCTTGCCCTGAATGGCGCCGCGGGCGCTGGTGACCTTGACCTGGTCACCGCTCTTCAGGCTTTTCTCCTTGGCCAGCTCTTCCGAGATCTCGACGAAGAATTCCGGCTGCAACTGCACGTTGTAGGCGTTGTTCTTGGTCCAGTAGTGGAAGTGCTCGGTGAGGCGATAGGTGGTGGCGACGATCGGGAACTCATCGGCTTTGCCGAGGCGGTCCCACTTGCCCTTGAAGGGCTTGACGGCGGGATTCTTGCTGGTGGCCGGATGCAGCGGGTTGTCCACCGGCGACTCGGTGGGCTCGTAGAACTCGGTGAATGGCCCCTCGGCAAACATGCCCGGCACGAACAAGCGAGCCACGCCTTCGGGCAGCATGATGAACGGTCCCATGCCGGCCTCAGGCGGGCTGTCGGGCTTATAGTCGGGGACATCGCCGACCCACTTCTCGCCGTTCCAGCGAATCACAGGGCGCTTAGGATCCCAAGGCTTGCCCTGCGCGTCAGCGGAACAGCGGTTGTACATGACGCGCCGGTTGGCGGGCCAGTTGAAGCCCCACTCGGAGAAGCGCTTCATGCCACTGGGATCGGCATTGTTGCGGCGCTGGCCGAGATTGCCGGATTGCGGATAAAAGCCGACGTACAGCCAGTTGCCGCTGAGGGTGGAGCCGTCGGCGCGCATTTGCAAAAACGCTCCCAACTGCTCGCCCTGCTTGAGCACGACGGTCTTCGGGTCTTTCGGGTCCTTGACGTCGGCCAGCGCCCAGCCATTGATCTCGCGGGCAACCTCGTCGAGCGAGGGCTGGAAGGGGTTGGTGTACCACCAATTGACGTTGAGAACTGGCTCGGGCGACTTGCCACCTTCCTTCTGATACAGGTCGCGGACACGGAGGAAGATGCGGGCAATGATCTCCTGGTCGGCCTTCGCGTCGCCGGGGGGATCCAGCGCCTTGTACTTCCACTGGAACCAGCGGGCGGAATTGACGAAGGAGCCGTCCTTTTCGGCAAAGTTGGCGGCGGGCAGGAGGAAGACCTCGGTCTTCACGTCCTTGGTGGTGGTCTTTTCCTCGTCGAGGGCGATGATATCCGGCTTCCAGAAGGAAGCGGTTTCGGTCTCGAAGTTTTCCGCCACCACCAGGAACTTCAGCTTCTTGAGGGCGCTGATGACCTTGCGGGAGTGCGGGCCGTTGTTGACCGGGTTCATGCCAAAGTTGAGCAGGCCGTCCATCTTGCCGTTGTACATATGGTCGAAGATGAACGCCCAACTCCAATTCTCGTACAGACCGGGGCCGCCGGCCGAGGGCAGGCGCGGATGCCACTGGTAGCCGAACTCGTTTTCCTGGGTCGCCTTCAGGCCGTAGTAGGCCTTCATCTGGCTGACGTAGAACGTGTCGGTGTGGCTCCAGAAGTTCATCGAGGCCGGACGCAGCGGCTTGGGCGTTACCGCCGCCAGGTAGGTCTTCATGTCCGGGTGGTCCTGCTTGGGGATGGCGATATATCCGGGCAGGTTGTGGTATGCCATGCCGCAATCGGTACCGCCCTGGATGTTGGAGTGCCCGCGGAGGGCGTTGATGCCGCCGCCGGCCATGCCGATATTGCCGAGCAGCAGTTGCAGCATGGCGGCGATGTGGATCAACTGCACCGAGAAGCTGTGGTGCGTCCAGCCGAGGGCGTACATGATGGTGCCCACTTTATCGGCGGGATAGGTGGAGGTGATGATCTCGGCTGCCTTGTTGAAGCTCTCGGCGCTGCATCCGCAGATCTTGGAAACCATTTCCGGCGTGTAACGGGCGTAGTGCTTCTTCATCAACTGGAAGACGCATCGTGGATCCTGCATGGTCGGATCGACCTTGGCGAAGCCATCCTTGCCGATGTCGTAGTTCCACGTGCTCTTGTCGTACTTCTTGTTGGCTTCATCCCAGCCGCTGAACACGCCGACGTCGTCCTTGAACTCGTAGCCAGGGTGGACGATGAACGTGGCGTTGGTATAGAGGCGGACGTACTCCTGCTGGATGCGGTCGTGGGTGAAGCAATAGTTGATGAGGCCGGCGAGGAAGGCGATGTCGCTGCCGGCGCGAATCTGGGTGAAGTGGTCGGCGACCGCCGAAGTGCGGTTGAAACGCGGGTCCACCGAAACCAGCTTGGCGTTGCGGTTGCGCTTGGCTTCCATGACGAAGCGGAAGCCGACAGGATGGTTTTCAGCGGGATTGCCGCCCATGGCAAGAACGACATCAGCATTCTGGATGTCGGTCCAGCCGTTGGTCATGGCGCCGCGCCCGAATGTGGCGGCCAAACTGGCCACCGTCGGGCCGTGTCATATACGGGCCTGTTGTTCCAGCGGTATGACGCCCAAGCCCGCGCGGAACGCTTTGACAAGCAGATAATTGTTCTCGTTGTTATCGGTGCATCCGCCGATGACGCCGACCGCGGTCAACGCATTGCCTTCGCGCAATTTCGCGTCGCGCGTGTCCTTCATCAGGCGGGCGATGCGATCCACCATGAAGTCCCAGGACTTCTCTTCCCAGTGATCACTGCCGGGGGCGCGGTACATGGGATTGGTGATGCGGCGGTCATTGATGATGGTGTGCTTGATGGTTGCGCCTTTGGGACATAGCGCGCCTTGATTGATGGGATGGTCGGGATCGCCTTCAATGTGCACGACCGCCGGTTTGACGTTGCCGGACTTATCACCGAGAGTGTGAATGATGATGCCGCATCCGACTGCGCAATACGGGCAGGTGGAGCGGGTTTCGGTGGTGCGGGCGATTTTCAGTTCCCGCACTTCGGCGTAAGCCGGAGCCAGATCGAAACCTAAGACCGACGCGGCAACGCCGCCGACGGTCGAGACCTTCAGAAAATCTCTACGTGAAGTGTTCATACTGACCATGTCCTCCCACGGTGGTTGCGGTCAGAAAAGGCAGGGCCGAAGAGCGCTAGACGCAGACCCAGTTGCAAGAATTGCGCAACGGTTTATCGTTTTTTGCGGGCCGTGTCAAGCAGAATGGCTGAAACCAGGCTCCAGGCTTCGGGCGCCAGGCTTCAGGGAGGATCGTACCCATTCTTGAACTGTAGTGACAGGACTGGCGTGGCGTACCTTGGCGCTCGCAGTTGGGCGCGCCCAGGTACACGCGCGGGCTCAACTATAATGGCGCGCTTCCTGGAGGTGAGAGATGGCGGGAACCTATGGATTCCTCCTCGATACGTACGAAACGGAAATCCTGAAAATTACGGGGTTATGGGCGTCATTTCCGGCGGCCAGCATGGACTACCGGCCGCATCCGAAATCGCGCAGCGTGCTGGAGCAAATTGAGCACCAGGTGCAGTCGGAGGGCCGGTGGATGAAGGTGATGCTGGGAATTGATACCGGCGACCCCAATCCGGCGCAGCGGACCAAAGAAGGATTTATCGAGAAGTACCGGGCGGATGCGACGCGGCGGCTGGAAATGCTGCGGGCGAAATCCAACGAATGGTGGTGCGCGAACACGCAGTTTTTCGACGTGACGCGAACCCGAGCGTGGGTGATGACGCGGCGCATCGCTCATTCCTCCCACCATCGCGGCCAACTGGTGGTCTACCTCAGGCTGGTCGGAGAGTTGGTGCCGTCCGTTTATGGCCCGACGGCGGATACGGGCGAGAAGGTGGTATACAGCTTTGCGGAACGGCACAAGCGGTCGGCGTGATCGCAGGTTATCGACATGCAACAAAAAAGGCCCGGAGAACCCGGGCCGGTTGGCGTAGAACGCCGGACTAGTTCGCGTAGAACTTGGCGTTCTTCTCGACGAAATCTTTCTTGTCCTCGGGCACTTCGTCAGCCGGGAACATGGAATTGGAGGGGCAGACGGCGACACAGGCGCCACAATCAATGCATCCTTCGGGATCCACGTACATCTGGGTGGCGGTCTCGAATTCCGGCTCGTCTTTCTTCGGATGAATACAGTCGGTGGGGCAGGCGTCGGCACAAAGGACGTCCTTCAAACAGGTATCGGTGATTACATAAGCCATCGTTGATTTCTCCCGATGAGATTTCCTGGGCGCCGCCGCTCCCGGATCTCCCGGACGGTGCACCACGTCTATGAAGGTAGCGGGTGGCTGTACCAGCGGCGGTGATGTGGC is a genomic window containing:
- a CDS encoding DinB family protein, giving the protein MAGTYGFLLDTYETEILKITGLWASFPAASMDYRPHPKSRSVLEQIEHQVQSEGRWMKVMLGIDTGDPNPAQRTKEGFIEKYRADATRRLEMLRAKSNEWWCANTQFFDVTRTRAWVMTRRIAHSSHHRGQLVVYLRLVGELVPSVYGPTADTGEKVVYSFAERHKRSA
- a CDS encoding 4Fe-4S dicluster domain-containing protein yields the protein MAYVITDTCLKDVLCADACPTDCIHPKKDEPEFETATQMYVDPEGCIDCGACVAVCPSNSMFPADEVPEDKKDFVEKNAKFYAN
- the fdnG gene encoding formate dehydrogenase-N subunit alpha, which produces MNTSRRDFLKVSTVGGVAASVLGFDLAPAYAEVRELKIARTTETRSTCPYCAVGCGIIIHTLGDKSGNVKPAVVHIEGDPDHPINQGALCPKGATIKHTIINDRRITNPMYRAPGSDHWEEKSWDFMVDRIARLMKDTRDAKLREGNALTAVGVIGGCTDNNENNYLLVKAFRAGLGVIPLEQQARIUHGPTVASLAATFGRGAMTNGWTDIQNADVVLAMGGNPAENHPVGFRFVMEAKRNRNAKLVSVDPRFNRTSAVADHFTQIRAGSDIAFLAGLINYCFTHDRIQQEYVRLYTNATFIVHPGYEFKDDVGVFSGWDEANKKYDKSTWNYDIGKDGFAKVDPTMQDPRCVFQLMKKHYARYTPEMVSKICGCSAESFNKAAEIITSTYPADKVGTIMYALGWTHHSFSVQLIHIAAMLQLLLGNIGMAGGGINALRGHSNIQGGTDCGMAYHNLPGYIAIPKQDHPDMKTYLAAVTPKPLRPASMNFWSHTDTFYVSQMKAYYGLKATQENEFGYQWHPRLPSAGGPGLYENWSWAFIFDHMYNGKMDGLLNFGMNPVNNGPHSRKVISALKKLKFLVVAENFETETASFWKPDIIALDEEKTTTKDVKTEVFLLPAANFAEKDGSFVNSARWFQWKYKALDPPGDAKADQEIIARIFLRVRDLYQKEGGKSPEPVLNVNWWYTNPFQPSLDEVAREINGWALADVKDPKDPKTVVLKQGEQLGAFLQMRADGSTLSGNWLYVGFYPQSGNLGQRRNNADPSGMKRFSEWGFNWPANRRVMYNRCSADAQGKPWDPKRPVIRWNGEKWVGDVPDYKPDSPPEAGMGPFIMLPEGVARLFVPGMFAEGPFTEFYEPTESPVDNPLHPATSKNPAVKPFKGKWDRLGKADEFPIVATTYRLTEHFHYWTKNNAYNVQLQPEFFVEISEELAKEKSLKSGDQVKVTSARGAIQGKAMVTKRIKPMQVAGKTVHQIGFPIHWGFLGRGEQAGSMANIVTPTIVDPNSFAPEYKGFLVKLEKV